A genomic segment from Candidatus Cybelea sp. encodes:
- a CDS encoding glycosyl hydrolase family 28-related protein: MYYDSLPVFNVMDHGAVGDGATDDTAAIQNTIAMIPGPVGLKQGGGIVFFPEGTYLISAPLRLLQAYTAITGHSKGASVIRLDQQHWSGALSPVDTSKSYMLDKNHSSVTDCTISDLTFDGQAQNAPADGTSKTQSGILVLSRDIISRVNLYDIWGYGLFIFGDSGEYAMRLVYDRIGALTFEAVDAAYEGRHGMMRE; this comes from the coding sequence ATGTATTACGACTCTCTCCCCGTATTCAACGTTATGGACCACGGCGCAGTCGGGGACGGCGCTACGGATGATACCGCTGCGATACAAAACACCATAGCGATGATTCCTGGCCCGGTCGGCTTAAAGCAGGGCGGCGGCATCGTCTTCTTTCCTGAAGGCACGTATCTTATTTCGGCGCCTCTGCGGCTACTCCAGGCATATACCGCAATCACAGGACACAGCAAAGGCGCCAGCGTTATTAGACTCGACCAGCAACATTGGAGCGGAGCGCTCTCGCCGGTTGACACTTCGAAATCTTACATGCTTGACAAGAATCACAGCTCCGTTACTGACTGTACGATTAGCGATTTGACGTTCGATGGTCAGGCGCAAAATGCCCCAGCGGACGGTACATCCAAAACACAGAGCGGCATTCTTGTATTATCAAGAGACATTATATCTAGAGTCAACTTGTACGACATTTGGGGATACGGCCTCTTTATTTTTGGAGATTCGGGCGAATATGCCATGAGACTTGTTTACGATCGAATCGGCGCCCTGACTTTTGAAGCGGTAGACGCCGCGTACGAGGGTAGGCATGGTATGATGCGCGAATGA
- a CDS encoding alkaline phosphatase family protein, whose translation MPVGGLAELPATHYRQIHHVVVVIQENRSVDNLFAGFPGARTRPYGFNRLGEKITLKPVPLEAAWDFQHDSTSFLASCDGQGVYPGTDCKMDGFDRESWECGKPGYPKCPNANPPYSYVPRSETKPYFFIGEHYVFADEMFPSNFDSSSFVSHQYIIAAQASSTVNFPIGPWGCEGPSTIPTVTQQRTIGKSVAPCFNNRTLGDELDKAGVTWRYYTSTVTGGGGTWSAYQAIEHIYKGPDWSKDVIRPQTRFFRDVANGVLPAVSWVTPTCRNSDHAGCHSNTGPAWVASLVNAIGESKYWDSTVVFIFWDDYGGWYDHVAPGMVDYDGLGIRVPLLIVSAYAKAGCVSHVRYEHGSILKFIEDQWSLPRLSASDTRANPIAAGCFDFARPPRSFTTIPSPHGVGDFLRQPLDPRPPDTE comes from the coding sequence GTGCCCGTCGGTGGGCTAGCAGAGCTGCCGGCGACGCACTATCGTCAGATCCACCACGTCGTCGTCGTGATCCAGGAGAACCGCTCGGTCGACAATCTATTTGCGGGGTTCCCAGGTGCGCGCACGCGGCCGTACGGTTTCAACCGGCTCGGGGAAAAAATCACGCTGAAGCCCGTTCCGCTCGAGGCAGCGTGGGATTTCCAGCACGATTCCACGAGTTTCCTAGCGTCGTGCGACGGCCAGGGCGTATACCCCGGGACGGACTGCAAGATGGACGGTTTCGACAGAGAATCCTGGGAATGTGGGAAGCCGGGCTATCCGAAGTGCCCCAACGCAAACCCTCCGTACAGCTACGTGCCGCGCTCCGAGACCAAACCATATTTCTTCATTGGCGAACACTACGTCTTTGCAGATGAGATGTTTCCCTCGAACTTCGATTCGAGCAGCTTCGTCTCTCACCAATACATCATCGCGGCTCAAGCCAGTTCGACCGTCAACTTTCCCATCGGTCCGTGGGGCTGCGAAGGGCCATCTACGATTCCGACGGTGACTCAGCAAAGGACGATCGGGAAGAGCGTCGCCCCATGCTTCAATAACCGGACCCTCGGCGACGAGCTCGACAAGGCGGGAGTTACATGGCGTTACTACACCTCCACGGTAACCGGCGGGGGCGGTACGTGGAGCGCCTATCAAGCCATCGAGCATATCTATAAGGGCCCCGACTGGAGCAAGGACGTTATCAGGCCGCAGACGCGGTTTTTCAGGGACGTCGCAAACGGTGTTTTGCCGGCCGTAAGCTGGGTAACTCCAACCTGCCGGAACTCCGATCACGCCGGGTGTCATTCAAATACCGGCCCCGCTTGGGTGGCATCGCTAGTCAATGCGATCGGCGAGTCGAAGTATTGGGATTCGACCGTTGTCTTCATTTTCTGGGACGACTACGGCGGTTGGTACGATCACGTTGCGCCCGGCATGGTTGACTACGATGGGCTGGGCATTCGAGTTCCGCTGCTGATCGTTTCGGCGTACGCCAAAGCGGGTTGCGTCTCGCATGTGCGTTACGAACACGGCAGCATTCTCAAATTCATCGAGGATCAATGGAGCCTGCCGCGACTCTCGGCAAGCGACACGCGCGCCAATCCCATTGCGGCAGGCTGCTTCGATTTCGCGCGGCCGCCGCGAAGCTTTACGACGATACCGTCGCCGCACGGAGTCGGAGACTTTCTGCGGCAACCGCTCGATCCGCGCCCGCCCGATACGGAGTAG
- a CDS encoding tetratricopeptide repeat protein gives MRAVSVVGLIEEPRPRAGSYAYGFGDCRFDPARRLLFRGEEVTPIPERLAVLLSELVAANGGLVTKERLAERIWQQDAVTDGNLAQHVYMLRRLLGERARDHSYILSVSGGYRFALQVVEMPIAREEPIPDAATIGDALLRSGVDPFRNYCQGSFFIEQRTAPAIKRAIEFFDAALRSNPNYVPALIGLARSRALLAEYWHAPPGLSFPLAKKAIARALAIDPTSAVAHAVRSGLLCFCDWDWKGAQEEIDLAIRLNPGSTFVRNNAAWLYVCTGRYHDALAQAECALMMEPSSLPLQLLLARVMLHSRDYSNAIAIMTSLLETDDTFYIARRYRAQAHLLAGDPEKAMADLLLLPQERSEDLSFRLPMLARAHADMGETQRSEQVFETLLMMARTDYVVSWNLAIVAAGLGRVEEAMAYLEAAYEQHESTLPFLKSLPWFAAVAATQRYRTLLMKTGLVL, from the coding sequence GTGAGGGCAGTGAGCGTCGTTGGGTTGATCGAGGAGCCTCGGCCGCGGGCCGGATCTTACGCGTACGGTTTTGGCGACTGCCGGTTCGACCCGGCACGGCGCCTGCTCTTTCGCGGGGAGGAGGTCACACCGATCCCCGAGCGTCTGGCGGTTCTGCTGAGCGAACTCGTCGCGGCCAACGGCGGCCTCGTCACCAAGGAGCGGCTGGCGGAGAGGATATGGCAGCAAGATGCCGTCACCGACGGCAACCTCGCGCAGCACGTCTACATGCTGCGCCGTCTGCTCGGCGAACGGGCGCGCGATCATTCCTATATTCTCTCGGTCTCCGGCGGATATCGTTTCGCGCTGCAGGTCGTCGAGATGCCGATCGCTCGCGAGGAGCCGATTCCCGACGCGGCGACGATCGGCGACGCGCTGCTGCGCAGCGGCGTCGATCCGTTTCGGAACTACTGTCAGGGCAGCTTCTTCATCGAGCAGCGGACGGCGCCGGCGATCAAACGCGCGATCGAGTTCTTCGACGCCGCGTTGCGCTCGAATCCGAACTACGTCCCCGCGCTGATCGGGCTCGCGCGTTCGCGCGCCCTGCTCGCCGAGTACTGGCACGCACCGCCGGGTCTCTCGTTTCCGCTTGCGAAGAAGGCGATCGCGCGCGCACTCGCCATCGACCCGACCTCGGCCGTCGCGCACGCCGTACGCTCCGGCCTCCTCTGCTTCTGCGACTGGGATTGGAAGGGCGCCCAAGAGGAGATCGACCTGGCGATTCGCTTAAATCCCGGATCGACGTTCGTTCGCAACAACGCTGCCTGGCTCTACGTCTGCACCGGTCGATACCACGACGCGCTCGCGCAAGCAGAATGTGCGCTCATGATGGAACCGTCGTCGCTTCCGCTGCAGCTGCTGCTCGCCCGCGTGATGCTGCACTCCCGCGATTATTCCAACGCCATCGCGATCATGACGAGCCTGCTCGAGACCGATGACACCTTTTACATCGCGCGACGGTACCGCGCGCAGGCGCACCTGCTTGCCGGCGACCCGGAGAAGGCCATGGCCGATTTGCTGCTGCTTCCGCAGGAACGCTCGGAGGATCTCAGCTTCCGCCTGCCGATGCTTGCTCGGGCCCATGCCGACATGGGTGAAACCCAGCGGTCGGAACAGGTCTTCGAAACGCTGCTGATGATGGCGCGTACCGATTACGTCGTCAGTTGGAATCTTGCGATCGTCGCTGCGGGGCTCGGCCGCGTGGAAGAGGCAATGGCCTACCTCGAAGCCGCCTACGAGCAGCACGAATCGACGCTGCCCTTCTTAAAGAGCCTCCCGTGGTTTGCGGCCGTCGCCGCAACGCAGCGCTACCGCACGCTCCTCATGAAAACCGGTCTGGTCCTCTAG
- a CDS encoding PadR family transcriptional regulator: MILASLSAGTKHGYAIIADVEAHTGKRLGPGTLYGAISRLEGLGFIEGRALEERGRRPYRITAAGRRAFAEQMSELREYQMMLQGLAT, from the coding sequence TTGATCTTGGCATCGCTCTCCGCGGGTACCAAGCACGGGTACGCGATCATCGCCGACGTCGAAGCGCATACCGGAAAGAGGCTCGGTCCGGGCACGCTCTACGGTGCGATTTCCCGGTTGGAAGGACTGGGATTCATTGAGGGGAGAGCCCTCGAAGAGCGCGGCCGGCGTCCGTACCGCATTACCGCCGCCGGCCGCCGCGCCTTCGCCGAGCAGATGAGCGAACTGCGGGAGTATCAGATGATGCTCCAAGGACTCGCGACGTAG
- a CDS encoding HD domain-containing protein, translated as MNRSEFLNACCAVAAITPAQGLPKSVAGVAIVDTPLALEATSTALAAEPAEIFNHSLRTFLFAELIARADKIEHDAESVYVASILHDAGLSATYMSPSRRFEVDGANLARDLAKRHGLPTTRAETIWDAIALHDQGSLARWKSNEVVLVNAGVSADFGASLGALARDDVVAVLKAAPRTNFVPAFLQAVAAVAQRKPQATGNCFVVDVGYRMVPGFHLENFCDEVKTDPFAGYA; from the coding sequence GTGAATAGATCCGAGTTTCTCAATGCCTGCTGCGCGGTTGCGGCGATCACCCCTGCGCAGGGCCTGCCGAAAAGCGTTGCCGGCGTCGCCATCGTGGATACGCCGCTTGCACTAGAGGCTACCTCGACCGCGCTCGCCGCCGAGCCGGCCGAAATCTTCAATCACTCGTTGCGTACATTTCTGTTCGCGGAGCTCATCGCGCGCGCGGACAAAATCGAACACGACGCCGAAAGCGTGTACGTGGCCTCGATCCTGCACGACGCGGGGCTCAGCGCAACCTACATGAGCCCGAGCCGCCGCTTCGAGGTCGACGGCGCGAACCTCGCGCGCGACCTCGCGAAACGGCACGGGCTCCCCACGACACGCGCGGAAACGATTTGGGATGCGATCGCCTTGCACGATCAAGGGAGCCTCGCACGCTGGAAATCGAACGAAGTCGTGCTCGTCAACGCGGGCGTTTCGGCGGACTTCGGCGCGTCGCTCGGTGCGCTGGCGCGCGACGATGTCGTCGCCGTATTGAAGGCGGCCCCTCGTACCAACTTCGTCCCCGCCTTTCTGCAGGCGGTTGCGGCGGTCGCCCAACGTAAGCCGCAGGCGACCGGAAACTGTTTTGTCGTCGACGTCGGCTACCGTATGGTGCCCGGCTTCCATCTCGAGAACTTTTGCGACGAGGTCAAGACCGATCCGTTCGCCGGGTATGCGTGA
- a CDS encoding tetratricopeptide repeat protein — protein MPPNLTFPAALEAVEKALAIDPASAVAHAVRSGLLCFWKWDWESACRESELAIRLNPGSTFVRTNAAWVHVCTGRFERALLEAQLALTLEPSSLSLQLLVARVLLHSGRYAEAIALMSNILETSPAFYIARRYRAQAYLLDAQPEKAIGDLELLPQEQSEDPSFRLPMLGRAYADAGESRRAAEVFGVLESLAQTGYVVCWNLAIVACGLRRYADALSYLETACERHESTLAFLKSLPWFVAIAGDARFKRIVERVEAGSPDQES, from the coding sequence GTGCCGCCCAATCTCACGTTTCCGGCGGCGCTCGAGGCCGTCGAAAAGGCGCTGGCGATCGATCCGGCGAGCGCCGTCGCGCACGCCGTGCGCTCCGGGCTGCTTTGCTTCTGGAAGTGGGATTGGGAGAGCGCTTGTCGCGAGTCGGAGCTCGCAATACGGCTCAATCCGGGCTCGACCTTCGTTCGCACCAACGCGGCCTGGGTGCACGTCTGCACCGGGCGCTTCGAGCGGGCGCTGCTCGAAGCGCAGCTCGCCCTTACGCTCGAGCCGTCGTCGCTCTCCCTGCAGCTGCTCGTTGCGCGGGTGCTCCTTCATTCGGGAAGGTATGCCGAAGCGATCGCATTGATGTCGAACATTCTGGAGACGAGCCCGGCGTTCTATATCGCGCGCCGGTATCGCGCGCAAGCCTACCTGCTCGACGCGCAGCCCGAAAAGGCGATCGGGGATTTGGAGCTTCTGCCCCAAGAGCAAAGCGAAGATCCGAGTTTTCGTCTGCCGATGCTCGGCCGCGCCTACGCCGATGCGGGAGAGAGCCGGCGAGCCGCAGAGGTTTTCGGCGTGCTGGAGAGCCTCGCCCAGACGGGATACGTCGTCTGCTGGAATCTCGCCATCGTGGCCTGCGGCTTGCGGCGCTACGCCGACGCCCTCTCGTATCTCGAAACGGCCTGCGAGCGGCACGAGTCGACGCTGGCGTTCTTGAAGAGCCTGCCGTGGTTTGTCGCGATTGCGGGAGACGCGCGCTTCAAGCGCATCGTGGAACGCGTCGAGGCCGGCTCACCCGACCAAGAATCGTAA
- a CDS encoding TonB-dependent receptor translates to MKRFSLPRTLVAALTLLGFFACQETWALAGVTGNIAGTIKDTNGTPIAGAQVQAVSPSQSKSATTDAAGHFVILSLAPDTYTLNLTKAGYQAASFPGVVVFADQSQQVAYTLSKALVTIGRVTAQSGSSLVKSGVGSDLYSVNAAQAAAAASLGGGGNLNNAYSALASVPGVQTSQGGIGWNFNATYVRGQNSYYTGYEYDGIPVNRAFDNYNSSTESSLGLSELQVYTGGGPASVASAGTSGFINQVIKTGAYPGFATANLGIGSPVFYHQASVEIGGSTPDRTFSYYVGLLGYNQDYRLFDNSNGAGYMTPGGIFSGNTLGAGIGYGFGSDQLLSVGAQCLSSTCQGVKPVCPLVGAKFDIPQQGCWQFYSGTTGSPSQISDREDVINLHMGIPKANGLRDDVQFLWSASALNNYFYQSQNDIGPGNSQFIQSYFGTTARGPARCGPLQVGPGLTVNGCSSMTNFNGISPCYPNCGQIGSLLPLFGSQAVCNPRSPAAQLGCAFTYLPYADNVAYNVPFGTPIATSATNVKAPGVYTAPNTPAHPFGGPIPANDENLNTILNDTGITKLQYTYALSQSAYLRAYGYTFYSDWLQDDPTYGSSDAWLPSPVAAQYTLITHTSGGALDFQDQINDQNLISIGGNYTTASVNRFSNNSAYAGCTIQGFNYSNSCSPIGYMAKSGAGYRCFDPTSGKPVPCLALPAGATYCVVTGSQCATQAPTWTSLAASGPAGFAPKGSAAVKAGATWDSLWQGNATGSLNTVKPEFTNASISDQFRPSDRFLFNASIRYDNFTYQLPDSAGPADAFYANMTANYTCVLAANNEVLVQPLPPGAVPPAAAQYVEGDCNKAAALHPNGPHTGWVHPNGTTQDGVAAPNFTASSPSSYSLNYWQPRFSMTYTQSPDVVWRLSAGRFTQPPISASVQYLSSSGDDRSVWNNTMNLGFYSPFHPIPGISSGQYDLSYEQHFRGTDMSFKLTPFYTWVSGWQQQTFIGSGFVTQVPVGVNRNEGFEFQFNKGDFSRNGLSGQFAFTYTDSKVLFQNVGLSTGGTIPSTLTVLNQVIANYNSLTKMGGGSPCYRAGDRVKCSAKPVTIDGTTYDAILNPYYNQSPQGLLNTGAWYNPYSTAIAPSLNGLLGSYIAPFVSSLILNWRHDKLAITPSFTFQNGGFYGTPLDETGMDPRACTLNSRATGITKVSPHTNPLQCNYLTMSGLGTGQFAYLYIPDPQTGSFYYDNLHQPGQIVGNLQVSYDVSPRIKLTILGASLFHACFGGSAEPWTAANPPSNVICGYTAAGGSLNSTLYPANFYNGTGINDFAANKARTPFTQSYLPSNLTSGAIGGGVPPINVYFNAQVKI, encoded by the coding sequence ATGAAACGATTTTCGTTGCCGCGTACGCTGGTTGCCGCGCTGACGTTGCTCGGGTTCTTCGCCTGCCAGGAAACATGGGCACTGGCCGGCGTGACGGGCAATATCGCGGGGACGATCAAGGATACGAACGGCACACCGATCGCCGGAGCACAAGTGCAGGCCGTTTCGCCTTCGCAGAGCAAAAGCGCCACGACCGACGCAGCCGGGCACTTCGTCATTCTCTCGCTCGCGCCGGACACCTATACGCTCAATCTCACCAAAGCCGGCTATCAAGCGGCGTCCTTTCCCGGCGTCGTGGTCTTCGCGGATCAGAGCCAGCAGGTCGCGTACACGCTAAGCAAAGCGCTCGTGACCATCGGCCGCGTAACCGCGCAGTCCGGCTCCTCGCTGGTGAAGTCGGGCGTTGGAAGCGATCTCTATAGCGTCAACGCGGCGCAAGCCGCGGCAGCGGCCTCGCTCGGCGGCGGCGGCAATCTCAACAACGCCTATTCGGCGCTGGCGTCGGTTCCCGGCGTGCAGACGTCGCAAGGCGGCATCGGCTGGAATTTCAACGCGACCTACGTTCGCGGTCAGAACTCCTACTACACGGGATACGAATACGACGGCATCCCGGTTAATCGTGCCTTCGATAACTACAACTCGTCGACGGAGTCGAGCCTCGGGCTTTCCGAGCTGCAAGTCTACACCGGCGGCGGCCCGGCGTCGGTCGCTTCGGCCGGAACTTCCGGGTTTATCAACCAAGTGATCAAGACGGGCGCGTACCCGGGATTTGCCACCGCGAATCTCGGTATCGGCTCGCCGGTGTTCTACCATCAAGCGTCCGTAGAAATTGGAGGCTCGACGCCGGATCGCACCTTCAGCTACTACGTTGGCCTCTTAGGCTACAATCAGGACTACCGTCTCTTCGACAACTCCAACGGCGCCGGCTACATGACGCCCGGCGGAATATTCTCAGGCAACACGCTGGGCGCAGGCATCGGTTACGGTTTCGGGAGCGATCAGCTCCTAAGCGTCGGCGCTCAGTGCCTTTCGAGCACCTGCCAGGGAGTCAAACCGGTTTGTCCGCTCGTAGGAGCGAAGTTCGATATCCCGCAGCAGGGTTGCTGGCAGTTCTATAGCGGCACCACCGGGAGCCCTTCTCAGATCAGCGATCGTGAGGACGTGATCAACCTGCACATGGGAATCCCGAAGGCCAATGGACTGCGCGATGACGTGCAGTTTCTCTGGAGCGCATCGGCACTCAACAACTATTTCTACCAGAGCCAAAACGACATCGGCCCGGGTAACAGTCAGTTCATTCAATCGTACTTCGGAACGACGGCGCGAGGCCCGGCAAGATGCGGCCCGCTCCAAGTCGGCCCAGGCCTTACCGTCAACGGGTGCTCGAGCATGACCAACTTTAACGGTATAAGCCCATGCTATCCGAACTGCGGACAGATCGGGTCGCTCTTGCCCTTATTCGGTTCGCAAGCCGTGTGCAATCCGCGTAGCCCGGCAGCGCAGCTCGGCTGCGCATTTACCTATCTTCCTTATGCGGACAACGTCGCCTATAACGTGCCGTTCGGTACGCCGATTGCGACGAGCGCCACGAACGTAAAGGCTCCGGGCGTCTACACGGCACCGAACACTCCGGCGCATCCGTTTGGCGGCCCGATTCCGGCCAACGACGAGAATCTCAACACCATTCTCAACGATACGGGCATCACGAAGCTGCAATACACCTATGCCCTAAGCCAATCCGCGTATCTCCGCGCGTACGGATATACGTTCTACTCCGACTGGCTGCAAGACGACCCGACCTACGGATCGAGCGACGCATGGCTGCCTTCCCCCGTGGCGGCGCAATACACCCTCATCACTCACACCTCGGGAGGCGCGCTGGATTTTCAGGATCAGATCAACGACCAGAACCTTATCAGCATCGGCGGCAACTACACGACTGCAAGCGTCAACCGCTTTAGCAACAATTCGGCCTACGCCGGTTGCACGATACAGGGCTTTAACTATTCCAATTCCTGTTCGCCCATCGGGTATATGGCTAAGAGCGGCGCCGGTTATCGCTGCTTCGATCCGACGAGCGGCAAGCCGGTACCCTGTTTGGCATTACCCGCCGGTGCTACCTACTGTGTAGTTACCGGCAGCCAGTGCGCGACTCAAGCTCCAACCTGGACGAGCCTTGCGGCATCGGGCCCAGCGGGATTCGCTCCCAAGGGAAGCGCCGCAGTCAAGGCCGGCGCGACGTGGGACAGCCTCTGGCAAGGCAACGCGACCGGCTCGCTCAATACCGTCAAGCCGGAATTCACGAACGCATCGATATCCGATCAGTTCAGGCCGAGCGACCGATTTTTGTTCAACGCATCAATTCGTTACGACAATTTCACCTATCAACTCCCCGACTCGGCGGGACCGGCCGATGCCTTCTACGCGAACATGACGGCGAACTATACGTGCGTCCTCGCAGCGAACAATGAGGTTCTGGTTCAACCGCTGCCTCCGGGCGCGGTGCCGCCTGCCGCGGCGCAGTACGTGGAAGGGGACTGCAATAAAGCGGCAGCGCTGCATCCGAACGGCCCGCATACCGGCTGGGTCCATCCCAACGGAACGACCCAGGACGGCGTCGCGGCGCCGAATTTCACCGCTTCATCGCCCAGCTCGTACAGCCTCAACTACTGGCAGCCGCGTTTCTCGATGACCTACACGCAGTCGCCCGACGTCGTGTGGCGTCTATCGGCCGGCCGCTTCACCCAGCCGCCGATCTCGGCGTCGGTCCAGTACCTCAGCTCGTCGGGCGACGACCGGTCGGTCTGGAACAACACGATGAATCTCGGCTTCTATTCACCATTTCACCCGATTCCCGGAATCTCGTCAGGGCAGTACGATCTCTCTTACGAGCAGCATTTCCGCGGAACCGACATGAGCTTTAAGCTTACGCCATTTTACACTTGGGTTTCGGGATGGCAGCAGCAGACGTTCATCGGCTCCGGCTTCGTGACGCAAGTCCCCGTCGGCGTCAATCGTAATGAGGGCTTCGAGTTCCAGTTCAACAAAGGCGATTTCAGTCGTAACGGCCTCTCCGGCCAGTTCGCCTTCACCTACACTGACTCGAAGGTGCTGTTCCAGAACGTCGGGCTCAGTACGGGTGGAACGATCCCCAGCACGCTCACCGTGCTCAATCAGGTGATTGCGAACTACAATTCGTTGACCAAGATGGGTGGCGGCAGCCCCTGTTACCGCGCCGGCGACCGGGTGAAGTGTTCCGCGAAGCCGGTCACGATCGATGGGACGACCTACGATGCGATCCTCAATCCCTACTATAATCAGTCGCCGCAGGGACTTCTCAACACGGGCGCTTGGTACAATCCCTACAGCACGGCCATCGCGCCGAGCCTCAACGGGCTGCTGGGCAGCTACATCGCCCCCTTTGTCTCGTCGCTCATCCTCAACTGGCGGCACGACAAGCTCGCAATTACACCGAGCTTCACGTTCCAAAACGGCGGCTTCTACGGGACCCCGCTGGACGAGACCGGCATGGATCCCCGCGCCTGTACGCTAAACTCGCGCGCGACCGGTATCACGAAGGTGTCACCGCACACCAATCCGCTGCAGTGCAACTATCTCACGATGAGCGGCCTCGGCACGGGCCAGTTCGCGTATCTCTACATCCCCGATCCGCAGACCGGCTCGTTCTACTACGACAATCTGCATCAGCCGGGTCAAATCGTCGGCAACCTGCAGGTCTCCTACGATGTTAGTCCGCGGATCAAGCTGACGATCCTTGGCGCTTCGCTCTTCCATGCGTGCTTCGGCGGATCGGCCGAACCGTGGACGGCGGCAAATCCGCCCAGCAACGTGATTTGCGGATATACCGCTGCAGGCGGTTCGCTCAACAGCACGCTGTATCCGGCGAACTTCTATAACGGCACCGGCATCAACGACTTTGCCGCCAACAAAGCGCGAACGCCGTTTACCCAGAGCTACTTGCCGAGCAACCTCACCTCGGGTGCAATCGGCGGCGGCGTTCCGCCGATCAATGTCTACTTCAACGCGCAGGTCAAAATCTAA
- a CDS encoding arylsulfatase has product MPGQSQPNIVAIMADDIGWFNVGAYHQGIMASRTPNLDRLASEGMRFTDYYAEASCTAGRANFITGELPIRTGLTTVGQAGAQIGMPDEAPTIATALKSMGYATGQFGKNHLGDLNRFLPTVHGFDEFFGYLYHLDAMEDPAHPNYPQELKDKIGPRNLLHSWATDTDDATVEPRWGKVGKQKIEDCGPLYPQRMETVDDEILDCTLKFIDKAKTENKPFFVWLNPTRMHVVTHLSEKYQKMRTPENGWSESEAGMAQLDDIVGGVLQKLKDEGLEGDTIVMFTTDNGAENFTWPDGGQTPFAGGKGTVLEGGFRAPCIVRWPGKVPAGKVVNDIFSGLDWFPTLCAAAGDPNIVEELKAGKQLGERTYKVHLDGYNQMDLITGSGPSKRREIFYFAEGTLGAVRVGDYKYRFIDQPGGWLGGTVKVDWPMLTNLRLDPFERTGIAGSLNYYHFFVYQFWRFVLVQEVVAKAAQSAVEFPPMQPGASFNLEAVKEQIAKAIAAHSGS; this is encoded by the coding sequence ATGCCCGGTCAGTCACAGCCGAACATCGTCGCCATCATGGCCGACGACATTGGCTGGTTTAACGTTGGGGCCTACCATCAGGGAATCATGGCGAGCCGGACTCCGAACCTCGACCGTCTCGCGTCCGAAGGAATGCGCTTTACCGACTACTATGCGGAAGCGAGCTGTACCGCGGGCCGCGCAAACTTCATCACCGGCGAACTGCCGATTCGAACCGGGCTTACGACCGTGGGTCAGGCCGGCGCGCAGATCGGCATGCCCGACGAGGCGCCGACGATTGCCACGGCGCTCAAGTCGATGGGTTACGCCACCGGCCAGTTCGGCAAGAACCACCTCGGCGATCTCAATCGCTTCTTGCCGACGGTACACGGGTTCGACGAATTTTTCGGCTACCTCTATCACCTTGACGCGATGGAGGACCCGGCCCATCCAAACTATCCTCAAGAACTTAAAGACAAGATCGGCCCGCGCAACCTGCTCCACAGCTGGGCGACCGACACCGACGACGCGACCGTAGAGCCGCGCTGGGGTAAAGTCGGCAAGCAGAAGATCGAAGACTGCGGCCCGCTCTATCCCCAACGGATGGAGACGGTCGACGACGAGATCCTCGACTGCACGCTCAAGTTCATCGACAAGGCCAAGACGGAGAACAAGCCGTTCTTCGTTTGGCTCAATCCGACGCGTATGCACGTGGTGACCCATCTCTCCGAAAAATACCAGAAGATGCGCACGCCGGAGAACGGCTGGTCAGAATCCGAAGCCGGCATGGCGCAGCTCGACGACATCGTCGGCGGCGTTCTCCAGAAGCTCAAGGATGAAGGGCTCGAAGGCGACACGATCGTCATGTTCACCACCGACAACGGTGCGGAGAACTTCACCTGGCCCGACGGTGGGCAAACGCCGTTTGCCGGCGGTAAGGGCACCGTTCTCGAAGGCGGCTTCCGAGCACCGTGTATCGTACGCTGGCCCGGCAAAGTCCCGGCCGGGAAGGTCGTTAACGACATCTTCTCCGGACTCGATTGGTTCCCAACGCTCTGCGCGGCCGCGGGGGATCCGAACATCGTCGAGGAGCTCAAGGCCGGTAAACAGCTCGGCGAGCGAACCTATAAGGTCCACCTCGACGGCTACAATCAGATGGATCTGATCACCGGCTCAGGGCCGTCGAAGCGTCGCGAGATCTTCTATTTCGCGGAAGGAACGCTGGGAGCAGTACGTGTCGGCGACTATAAGTACCGCTTCATCGACCAGCCCGGCGGCTGGCTCGGCGGAACGGTGAAGGTCGACTGGCCGATGCTTACCAATCTCCGGCTCGATCCGTTCGAGCGAACCGGAATCGCCGGATCGCTGAACTACTACCATTTCTTCGTCTACCAGTTCTGGCGCTTCGTACTCGTGCAAGAGGTGGTGGCGAAGGCGGCGCAATCCGCGGTCGAGTTCCCGCCGATGCAGCCGGGTGCATCGTTCAACCTCGAAGCGGTGAAGGAGCAGATCGCCAAAGCGATAGCCGCGCACTCAGGCTCGTAG